One window of the Benincasa hispida cultivar B227 chromosome 3, ASM972705v1, whole genome shotgun sequence genome contains the following:
- the LOC120072497 gene encoding protein NUCLEAR FUSION DEFECTIVE 6, mitochondrial isoform X2, with translation MSSAAAMAARSAFRSTLARAPISARLTNGAKMKSAPSPFSIPKQNPLSQSHRILRSPVELSCCVESLLPYHSATASALLTSMLSVSRRSYGWTPEDCNDDV, from the exons ATGTCCTCCGCCGCTGCCATGGCTGCTAGGTCAGCCTTCAGATCAACCTTAGCCCGAGCCCCTATCTCCGCCAGACTTACCAACGGTGCCAAAATGAAATCAGCCCCATCTCCGTTCAGCATCCCCAAGCAGAACCCACTCTCCCAATCCCATCGCATTTTGAG GTCTCCTGTTGAGTTGAGTTGCTGTGTGGAATCGTTGCTTCCTTACCACTCTGCTACTGCCTCTGCATTGCTTACTTCTATGCTTTCCGTCTCTCGTCGAAGCTACGGTTGGACTCCTGAAG ATTGCAATGATGATGTATGA
- the LOC120072497 gene encoding protein NUCLEAR FUSION DEFECTIVE 6, mitochondrial isoform X5, whose product MSSAAAMAARSAFRSTLARAPISARLTNGAKMKSAPSPFSIPKQNPLSQSHRILRSPVELSCCVESLLPYHSATASALLTSMLSVSRRSYGWTPEDG is encoded by the exons ATGTCCTCCGCCGCTGCCATGGCTGCTAGGTCAGCCTTCAGATCAACCTTAGCCCGAGCCCCTATCTCCGCCAGACTTACCAACGGTGCCAAAATGAAATCAGCCCCATCTCCGTTCAGCATCCCCAAGCAGAACCCACTCTCCCAATCCCATCGCATTTTGAG GTCTCCTGTTGAGTTGAGTTGCTGTGTGGAATCGTTGCTTCCTTACCACTCTGCTACTGCCTCTGCATTGCTTACTTCTATGCTTTCCGTCTCTCGTCGAAGCTACGGTTGGACTCCTGAAG
- the LOC120072497 gene encoding protein NUCLEAR FUSION DEFECTIVE 6, mitochondrial isoform X3, whose product MSSAAAMAARSAFRSTLARAPISARLTNGAKMKSAPSPFSIPKQNPLSQSHRILRSPVELSCCVESLLPYHSATASALLTSMLSVSRRSYGWTPEDS is encoded by the exons ATGTCCTCCGCCGCTGCCATGGCTGCTAGGTCAGCCTTCAGATCAACCTTAGCCCGAGCCCCTATCTCCGCCAGACTTACCAACGGTGCCAAAATGAAATCAGCCCCATCTCCGTTCAGCATCCCCAAGCAGAACCCACTCTCCCAATCCCATCGCATTTTGAG GTCTCCTGTTGAGTTGAGTTGCTGTGTGGAATCGTTGCTTCCTTACCACTCTGCTACTGCCTCTGCATTGCTTACTTCTATGCTTTCCGTCTCTCGTCGAAGCTACGGTTGGACTCCTGAAG ATTCTTGA
- the LOC120072497 gene encoding protein NUCLEAR FUSION DEFECTIVE 6, mitochondrial isoform X1, translating to MSSAAAMAARSAFRSTLARAPISARLTNGAKMKSAPSPFSIPKQNPLSQSHRILRSPVELSCCVESLLPYHSATASALLTSMLSVSRRSYGWTPEGQDDTI from the exons ATGTCCTCCGCCGCTGCCATGGCTGCTAGGTCAGCCTTCAGATCAACCTTAGCCCGAGCCCCTATCTCCGCCAGACTTACCAACGGTGCCAAAATGAAATCAGCCCCATCTCCGTTCAGCATCCCCAAGCAGAACCCACTCTCCCAATCCCATCGCATTTTGAG GTCTCCTGTTGAGTTGAGTTGCTGTGTGGAATCGTTGCTTCCTTACCACTCTGCTACTGCCTCTGCATTGCTTACTTCTATGCTTTCCGTCTCTCGTCGAAGCTACGGTTGGACTCCTGAAG GGCAAGACGATACTATTTGA
- the LOC120072497 gene encoding protein NUCLEAR FUSION DEFECTIVE 6, mitochondrial isoform X4, with translation MSSAAAMAARSAFRSTLARAPISARLTNGAKMKSAPSPFSIPKQNPLSQSHRILRSPVELSCCVESLLPYHSATASALLTSMLSVSRRSYGWTPEGS, from the exons ATGTCCTCCGCCGCTGCCATGGCTGCTAGGTCAGCCTTCAGATCAACCTTAGCCCGAGCCCCTATCTCCGCCAGACTTACCAACGGTGCCAAAATGAAATCAGCCCCATCTCCGTTCAGCATCCCCAAGCAGAACCCACTCTCCCAATCCCATCGCATTTTGAG GTCTCCTGTTGAGTTGAGTTGCTGTGTGGAATCGTTGCTTCCTTACCACTCTGCTACTGCCTCTGCATTGCTTACTTCTATGCTTTCCGTCTCTCGTCGAAGCTACGGTTGGACTCCTGAAG